One Cardinium endosymbiont cEper1 of Encarsia pergandiella genomic region harbors:
- a CDS encoding Hsp20/alpha crystallin family protein yields the protein MVRNNLPSFRYKNQPSISEIGREGDIIERVFNDFYSLLPDFPSKIKNIVPRIDVSESNSNYYIEAELPGIELKDVDVQVNGNVLSIRAKKESNTEQKEKSYYIQERYTGSLHRSISLPNSADIDNISAKLQDGILRLTIPKKERAVTKNIEISNE from the coding sequence ATGGTACGAAATAATTTACCCAGTTTTAGATACAAAAATCAGCCATCAATCTCAGAAATAGGAAGAGAAGGTGACATAATAGAAAGAGTTTTTAATGACTTTTATTCTTTACTACCAGACTTTCCTTCAAAAATAAAAAATATAGTCCCAAGGATTGATGTATCTGAAAGTAATTCTAATTATTATATAGAAGCAGAACTTCCTGGTATTGAATTAAAAGATGTAGATGTACAAGTCAATGGCAATGTACTTTCTATTAGAGCAAAAAAAGAATCTAATACAGAACAAAAAGAAAAAAGCTATTATATACAAGAAAGGTACACTGGTTCCTTACATAGGTCTATTTCTTTGCCAAATAGTGCTGATATAGATAATATAAGTGCCAAGCTTCAGGATGGAATATTGCGCCTTACAATACCTAAAAAAGAACGAGCAGTAACTAAAAATATAGAAATAAGTAATGAATAA